The Engystomops pustulosus chromosome 1, aEngPut4.maternal, whole genome shotgun sequence genome has a window encoding:
- the MN1 gene encoding transcriptional activator MN1 — MFGLEQFEPQINSRSAAGQGDRSFPQPGLNMSSHFKSPAFHSGATAAAVDPSIGAMSEPSMMGMNLSMNGEPYGYHARGHSEIGGMQPVHGFFSSQQQQHHGHPHQHHPHFSGNFGGPDATASCLHGGRLMGYNNNNNLGNQQAFGEGYEQMAENQAGEGFGQQRTGNLPEFQHPNPPASNHAVPAPCLPLDQSPNRAASFHGLPSSTSSDSHNLEQRRIHNQGGVDPLEYNYPSDGPAGHFEVPVFSPSDSEGHYAAGRQVSAGSFPGASVMPRPPGIVGMTKVHPQQQHGVFFERFGGARKMPVGMEPAVNARHPLLQQQQQQTGLLARQNSCPPAITRQQQQQTEGSTSNPNLPDNGPVMQNQHSQFEYPIQRLENRNMHPYSESMFNMQQGPPQQPPNQRLQHFDAPYLNVTKRPRFDFPNNHGVENCAAWNSNSIHNAGMDSHLSPSTYPGLAGDYNPQVPESFPPGPALQHPGPDHQSIQQRQNAAMMIKQMASRNQQQRMRQANLQQLGHHGDVNQSSIVHGGQVGSMPQPSFDREGGRIGNFDPQNPHVGQENAWFPGPHPPGDILQRRLGGSSIPADPASHDINLQQNGSNMLFRPGVNRMGLQEPLGMPGEGHVQALHSPSMHSQFGNNITNLSQMQSPGGGVGINTATADRRGPPDFTAPGIGQQSGFPFVGSNRQSTPHNPTGVNSSPSSYPPQSDFQASQRSTASKLGALSLGSFTKSSAKENMFGQSCLAALSTACQNMIASLGAPNLNVTFNKKSQAEGKRKLSQTESELNNSSGAGTGAEYFPGGSSQGSQGPGASSNNSKPAGQNGASQPTQGETSLSPNYNLEVTPGNDGKPVTGGGRGRGRRKRDSGHVSPGNYFDKYSADSGGAVVSPGQQGQSANPVEPVGTPHDKPLTSPSWAKGGELLLSDQPDLMSSLDSGIQSVTKSDSSSPHVDFSEDVNTTYGNEDEVSSSSDNNISKPSNCPLVTGSPKIQRNDHGLLNGQKAMGLNMLNNTTSLPDSYGLSSTGAGHPGTPGMEQVRTPTSTSTQDEIHPLEILQAQIQLQRQQFSISEDQPLGMKNKKTDCTSQNVDSELNSCCSDNVKNSMSTIDLDSLMAEHNSTWYMPNEKSLMEGEDEDKSITPWDKSKSQQTNKEAHDLPQNKTSAAAQNGSHLQCLSVHCTDDIGESKGRTPVPTWRSLHSDISNRFGTFVAALT, encoded by the coding sequence ATGTTTGGCCTGGAGCAGTTTGAGCCACAGATCAATAGCAGAAGCGCTGCCGGCCAAGGAGACAGGAGCTTCCCCCAGCCCGGGCTCAACATGAGCTCCCACTTCAAGAGCCCTGCATTCCACTCCGGGGCCACGGCAGCCGCTGTGGACCCCTCCATAGGAGCTATGAGCGAGCCCTCCATGATGGGCATGAACCTTAGCATGAACGGGGAGCCCTATGGGTACCATGCCAGGGGGCACTCGGAGATCGGGGGCATGCAGCCCGTGCACGGCTTCTTCAGcagccagcagcagcagcaccacgGGCACCCGCACCAGCATCACCCGCACTTCAGTGGAAACTTTGGTGGTCCTGATGCCACAGCCTCCTGTTTGCACGGTGGTCGTCTTATGGgttacaacaacaacaacaatctgGGGAACCAGCAAGCCTTTGGAGAAGGGTATGAGCAGATGGCAGAGAACCAGGCTGGAGAAGGCTTTGGGCAGCAGAGAACAGGTAATCTACCTGAATTCCAACATCCCAACCCCCCTGCCTCCAACCATGCTGTGCCCGCTCCCTGCCTGCCCCTAGACCAGTCTCCCAACCGGGCAGCCTCCTTCCATGGGCTTCCCTCGTCCACCTCTTCTGACTCCCATAATCTGGAACAAAGGAGGATCCATAACCAGGGGGGTGTCGATCCACTGGAATACAATTATCCCAGCGACGGGCCGGCCGGACACTTTGAGGTACCCGTGTTTTCTCCTTCTGATTCTGAGGGGCATTATGCTGCTGGGAGACAGGTTTCGGCTGGTTCTTTTCCTGGTGCTTCTGTTATGCCAAGACCTCCTGGGATAGTGGGCATGACTAAGGTTCACCCACAGCAGCAGCATGGGGTATTCTTTGAAAGATTTGGAGGTGCCCGCAAAATGCCTGTGGGCATGGAGCCTGCAGTGAACGCCAGGCATCCCCTcctgcaacagcagcagcagcagacaggttTACTTGCCAGACAAAACTCCTGCCCGCCAGCGATTaccaggcagcagcagcagcaaaccGAAGGCAGCACCTCCAACCCAAACCTGCCAGACAATGGACCGGTAATGCAGAACCAGCATTCACAGTTTGAATACCCAATTCAGAGACTTGAGAACAGAAATATGCATCCTTATTCTGAGTCAATGTTTAATATGCAGCAGGGACCTCCGCAGCAACCTCCAAATCAAAGATTGCAACATTTTGATGCCCCCTACCTGAACGTTACCAAAAGGCCCAGGTTTGACTTTCCCAATAACCATGGTGTGGAGAACTGCGCTGCCTGGAATAGCAACAGCATCCACAATGCTGGCATGGACAGTCACCTCTCTCCTTCCACCTACCCGGGACTAGCtggtgactacaacccccaagtGCCAGAAAGCTTCCCCCCTGGTCCAGCCTTGCAGCACCCTGGCCCAGATCACCAGTCCATACAGCAGAGACAAAATGCCGCCATGATGATTAAACAAATGGCTTCCAGAAACCAACAGCAGAGAATGAGACAGGCTAATTTACAGCAATTGGGCCATCACGGAGATGTTAATCAAAGCAGCATTGTCCATGGAGGTCAAGTGGGGAGTATGCCGCAGCCCAGCTTTGATCGTGAAGGGGGTAGGATTGGAAATTTTGACCCCCAGAATCCACATGTGGGTCAGGAAAATGCTTGGTTTCCTGGACCTCACCCACCAGGAGATATTCTGCAAAGGCGATTGGGTGGGTCAAGTATCCCAGCAGATCCTGCATCTCATGATATTAATTTGCAGCAGAATGGGTCAAATATGCTTTTTAGGCCAGGAGTTAATAGGATGGGACTTCAGGAGCCGTTGGGGATGCCAGGTGAAGGGCATGTTCAGGCCTTGCATTCTCCTAGCATGCACTCTCAGTTTGGAAACAACATCACTAACTTATCTCAGATGCAGTCCCCGGGTGGTGGGGTGGGCATAAACACTGCTACAGCTGACCGGAGAGGACCCCCAGATTTCACAGCACCAGGTATAGGACAGCAGTCAGGATTTCCATTTGTTGGGTCAAATAGACAGTCGACACCACATAATCCAACAGGTGTCAATTCATCCCCAAGTTCCTACCCACCTCAGTCAGACTTCCAAGCCAGCCAGCGCTCCACAGCTAGCAAATTGGGGGCACTTTCCTTGGGTTCATTCACTAAATCTAGTGCTAAGGAAAATATGTTTGGACAAAGCTGTTTAGCTGCCCTTTCCACGGCTTGTCAGAATATGATTGCTAGCTTAGGTGCCCCAAACCTCAATGTAACATTTAATAAAAAGAGCCAAGCTGAGGGCAAAAGAAAGCTGAGCCAAACAGAGAGTGAACTGAATAACAGCAGTGGGGCTGGCACTGGTGCTGAATATTTCCCTGGGGGCTCATCACAAGGCAGTCAGGGGCCTGGTGCTTCCAGTAACAACAGCAAACCTGCAGGGCAAAATGGGGCATCTCAACCCACACAGGGAGAAACCAGCCTGTCCCCAAACTACAATTTAGAAGTTACTCCTGGCAATGACGGCAAACCAGTTACTGGTGGTGGCCGTGGGAGGGGTAGGAGAAAAAGAGACAGTGGGCATGTAAGCCCGGGTAATTATTTTGATAAATATTCTGCAGACagtgggggcgctgtggtcagccCAGGGCAACAGGGCCAGTCTGCGAATCCAGTAGAGCCTGTTGGGACTCCTCATGACAAGCCTCTGACTTCTCCATCTTGGGCTAAAGGGGGTGAGCTACTACTTAGTGATCAACCTGACCTCATGTCATCTTTGGACAGTGGAATTCAAAGTGTGACTAAATCGGATAGTAGCTCACCTCACGTTGACTTCTCTGAAGATGTCAACACTACGTATGGCAATGAAGATGAAGTTTCTTCTAGCTCAGATAACAACATATCTAAACCAAGTAACTGTCCTTTGGTAACAGGGTCTCCAAAAATTCAACGGAATGACCACGGACTTCTTAATGGACAGAAAGCTATGGGTCTAAATATGCTAAATAACACTACCTCTCTCCCGGACAGTTATGGGTTGAGCAGTACCGGGGCTGGCCACCCTGGTACTCCAGGGATGGAACAGGTCCGCACTCCAACTAGCACATCAACCCAGGATGAGATTCACCCTCTAGAGATACTGCAAGCACAGATACAACTTCAGAGACAGCAGTTCAGCATTTCTGAAGACCAGCCCTTGGGGATGAAGAATAAAAAAACTGACTGTACTTCTCAAAATGTGGACAGTGAATTGAACAGTTGTTGCTCAGACAATGTCAAAAATTCTATGAGTACGATAGACCTTGACTCTCTCATGGCAGAGCATAATTCTACCTGGTACATGCCTAATGAGAAATCATTGATGGAGGGAGAAGACGAAGACAAATCCATCACACCTTGGGATAAATCAAAGAGCCAACAAACCAACAAAGAAG